In the Paralichthys olivaceus isolate ysfri-2021 chromosome 15, ASM2471397v2, whole genome shotgun sequence genome, one interval contains:
- the nup98 gene encoding nuclear pore complex protein Nup98-Nup96 isoform X1: MFNKSFGTPFGGGTGGFGNSSTFGQQNTGFGATGGFGASTFGATTNTGGLFGATQNKPGGLFGSSTFSQPATSSTSTGFGFGAASGTSTSLFGNTGTGTSSGLFSQQNNAFSANKPTSFGSFGTSTSSGGLFGSTNTASNPFGGANSLFGGSGFSATQQPGTTVKFNPPTGSDTMVKAGVTTSINTKHQCITAMKEYENKSLEELRLEDYQAGRKGPTNQMAAPTGSLFSSTAATSSATTGLFGSTAPNTSFSFGQTKSTFGAAAPSGFGATTGGLFTQPTQQPAGSLFKPFGQTTTAPNTGFSFGNTNTMGQANTSTMGLFGNTAASQSGGLFGTAQTSTATGFGAGTGLFGPTNTGFGNVGTQQTLFGNKTAGFGTTTTSAPSFGTGTGLFGNKPALTLGTGTNTSTFGFGANPAAGSLFGNKPATGGLGTGLGTSFGAAVGPGQTSLFGNNQNKLGTTLGTMGTFGTTGFNSGTSAMGFGAPQQPVALTDPSAAAAQQAMLQQQLSVLAYSPYGDSPLFRNPLSDPKKKEERLKPTNPTAQKALTTPTHYKLTPRPATRVRPKALSSSGSSKSQLFDGLDDDEPSLTNGAFVPRKSIKKLVLKNLNSSQYSSQAETETDDLASPPEYPQNGHSLMEEEEELRELGGSSIQADDDPEVTQFYVNPIAKPIPQGRAQTSLQDTISDLNMHKAARNGLELSSDDVLASLGEESLQEEREEEQQEIQQSPHPAGIVLNRVGYYTIPSMKDLAEMTDEHGECSVENFTIGRKGYGSIFFPGEVNVSGLNLDEIVHFRRKEVIVYPDDKNKPPEGEGLNRRAEVTLDGVWPNDKTTCTQIRSPERLSDMNYEGRLEKASRKQGARFLEYRTETGSWVFEVAHFSKYGLQDSDEEDDVPLKTDPKKLKTMMPLPPSKLQQPLPPSQHQVAPQAQSTVVDLPSGLAELDSDMADITQSFPTESLLGGQEDSDLPGETDTTCGKLGGLTSAELDGISASSHIASTLGINPHTLQIMKASLFAEDEEDSELFPDRGVMKVSTDVSSPRIVLPGAQTRTSVGGLLQARFTSGLLSQLSDSPQPLLSRASLTLGDTPRSLHWAAQGPSFLLPPQTPEPSIRTVGVRRLGGPVPLKESVTLGKGGLLMDVGLFKGRSFRVGWGPGWTLAHCGDRLSSSGSKHLDHKDLSSKTDFSFLPKPARNKPLVESPYKVTLEQLVGLEPQVPKTSEEEDEESPTVLQRPLEICLEHSTISTTDSSTCPLVQPQTGVAALHEYAKWIRELNDTRGDADPLLGHWAEVWTLCEALWGRLGPADQEPDIETPSDYEQQLERRRTFSAWLSRSATCRVEEEVALAGKGHHTEAIFSYLTGNRISEACRVAQKEGDHRLSLLLSQALGSQYCRDLLALQLADWNRMQTDCYLPEERLRIFTLLAGKPVWQSSDSVVNVCSQLDWKRCMAVHLWFMLPPTASMADALAKYEAAFQGSCEGGKYACAPLPPYLEGEKTDVEEEEEKKMDVDEEEESKRPLYDLCFHLLKLYSDRHYSLQQLLDPLTVTWERLDYRLSWHLWGVLQSLHYSHLSASRQGLLHASYAAQLESAGLWHMSVFILLHIPDHAQRERAVREMLTLHCPLQETDESVRRERFLTERLLIPERWIHEAKATRAHRDANRHQEALHLYRAGYWNQCHRLLIQHLASDCIINDNHDYLLEFLEGLAVPEHSTTIQDWDTAGRVYLDYIRVIKTLQDIQQMENAGYELERLYTDVTSLCGRIELLPCRTARDRLAQSEMAKRVSNILRVVLSLQQGDGASDSLSIPLAQLAPHITRLPMPEDYTLEELRGLTQSYLRQLIISQ, from the exons ATGTTCAACAAGTCATTCGGGACTCCCTTCGGTGGAGGGACAGGGGGATTTGGCAACTCGTCCACCTTTGGACAACAAA ACACAGGCTTTGGGGCGACAGGAGGATTTGGGGCTTCTACGTTCGGGGCGACTACCAACACTGGAGGACTGTTTGGTGCCACACAGAATAAACCTG GCGGTCTGTTTGGATCCAGTACGTTCAGTCAACCAGCAACTTCCTCCACCAGCACCGGCTTCGGCTTCGGTGCAGCGAGCGGCACGTCTACCAGCTTGTTTGGCAACACAGGAACAGGCACCAGCAGTGGACTCTTCTCCCAGCAGAATAATGCCTTCAGTGCCAACAAACCCACATCTTTTGGAA GCTTTGGGACGAGCACCAGCAGCGGTGGGCTCTTCGGCTCCACCAACACTGCCTCAAACCCTTTCGGTGGAGCGAACTCTCTGTTCGGAGGCTCTGGGTTCTCCGCAACACAGCAGCCGGGAACAACCGTGAAATTCAAT CCTCCAACAGGAAGCGACACGATGGTGAAAGCTGGTGTGACCACGAGCATCAACACCAAACACCAGTGCATCACAGCCATGAAGGAGTACGAGAACAAATCCCTGGAG gagtTGAGACTGGAGGATTACCAGGCCGGCAGGAAAGGACCGACCAATCAGATGGCTGCACCGACAGGCAGCTTGTTCAGTTCGACTGCGGCCACATCCAGTGCCACCACTGGCCTGTTTGGCTCCACAGCCCCTAACACCAGCTTCTCCTTCGGACAGACTAAAAGCACCTTCGGAGCAG CAGCACCCAGCGGGTTTGGTGCAACCACAGGCGGCCTTTTCACTCAGCCGACACAGCAACCAGCCGGCAGCCTCTTCAAGCCGTTCGGTCAGACGACCACCGCGCCAAACACCGGCTTCTCCTTCGGGAACACCAACACCATGGGACAGGCCAACACCAGCACCATG GGTTTGTTTGGGAACACGGCAGCGTCTCAGTCGGGTGGGTTGTTCGGCACCGCTCAGACCAGCACCGCCACAGGCTTCGGGGCTGGCACTGGGCTGTTTGGACCAACCAACACTGGGTTCGGAAACGTTGGCACACAG CAGACTTTATTCGGTAATAAGACGGCCGGGTTTGGCACCACCACCACTAGTGCTCCGTCCTTCGGCACCGGCACTGGACTCTTTGGGAACAAGCCGGCGCTCACGCTTGGAACCGGAACCAACACCTCTACCTTCG GTTTCGGAGCGAATCCTGCTGCAGGGAGTCTGTTCGGAAACAAACCGGCCACTGGTGGACTGGGCACCGGACTGGGAACCAGCTTTGGAGCAG cagtgGGGCCAGGACAGACGTCTCTGTTCGGAAACAACCAGAACAAACTGGGAACCACTCTTGGAACCATGGGAACATTCGGAACGACAGGATTCAACAGTGGAACCAGTGCGATGGGATTCGGAGCTCCGCAGCAACCAGTCG cGCTGACTGATCCAAGCGCAGCAGCGGCCCAGCAGGccatgctgcagcagcagctcagcgtTCTGGCGTATTCGCCGTACGGAGACTCGCCGCTGTTCAGAAACCCACTGTCCGACccgaagaagaaagaggag CGTCTGAAACCAACCAATCCCACTGCCCAGAAGGCTCTGACCACGCCCACCCACTACAAGCTGACTCCTCGTCCTGCGACCAGGGTTCGCCCCAAAGCGCTGTCGTCATCCGGCTCCTCCAAGTCGCAACTCTTCGACGGCCTCGATGATGACGAGCCCTCGCTCACCAACGGAGCCTTCGTGCCCAG GAAGAGCATAAAGAAACTTGTGTTGAAGAACCTGAACAGCAGTCAGTACAGCAGCCAGGCGGAGACGGAGACAGACGACCTCGCTTCACCCCCGGAGTATCCACAGAACGGACACAg CCtcatggaagaggaggaggagctgagggagcTTGGGGGCTCTAGCATCCAGGCAGACGATGACCCAGAGGTCACCCAGTTCTACGTTAACCCCATCGCCAAGCCCATCCCACAGGGTCGCGCCCAGACCAGCCTGCAAGACACCATCAGTGACCTGAACATGCACAAAGCGGCGAGGAACGGCCTGGAG CTGAGCAGTGATGACGTGCTGGCATCTCTGGGGGAGGAGTCTCTGcaggaggaaagggaggaagagCAGCAAGAAATACAACAGTCCCCTCATCCAGCAG gCATCGTCCTCAACCGTGTGGGTTATTACACCATCCCCTCCATGAAGGATCTGGCTGAGATGACGGATGAACACGGAGAGTGTTCGGTGGAAAACTTTACTATCGGCAGGAAAG GTTATGGCTCCATCTTCTTCCCGGGCGAGGTGAATGTGAGTGGGCTGAACCTTGACGAGATCGTCCACTTCCGACGCAAGGAGGTCATTGTGTACCCGGATGACAAAAACAAGCCGCCTGAGGGGGAGGGGCTTAACAG ACGAGCAGAGGTGACCCTGGACGGCGTTTGGCCAAATGACAAGACGACCTGCACTCAGATCAGGAGCCCTGAGCGTCTATCCGACATGAACTACGAGGGTCGGCTGGAGAAAGCCTCGCGCAAACAGGGAGCACGTTTCCTGGAGTACAGAACTGAGACGGGGTCCTGGGTGTTCGAG gtgGCCCACTTCTCGAAGTACGGCCTCCAGGATTCTGACGAGGAGGACGACGTACCTCTGAAAACCGACCCCAAGAAGTTGAAGACCATGAtgccacttcctccctccaAGCTGCAACAGCCGCTTCCCCCCTCCCAACATCAGGTGGCGCCACAGGCTCAG TCCACTGTCGTGGATCTTCCCAGTGGCTTGGCGGAGCTGGACAGTGACATGGCCGACATCACCCAGAGTTTCCCGACAGAGAGCCTGCTGGGAGGGCAGGAGGACAGCGACCTGCCCGGGGAGACAGACACGACATGCGGGAAGCTCGGAGGTTTGACCTCTGCTGAGCTTGATGGAATATCTGCGTCCAGCCACATCGCATCGACGCTGGGCATCAACCCGCACACGCTCCAG ATCATGAAGGCGTCTCTGTTTGCcgaggatgaggaggacagTGAGTTGTTTCCGGACCGTGGAGTGATGAAAGTTTCCACTGACGTCTCGTCCCCTCGCATCGTTCTGCCGGGAGCTCAGACCCGAACCTCTG tgGGTGGTCTTCTTCAGGCTCGTTTTACCTCCGGCCTCCTCTCTCAGCTCTCAGACTCTCCTCAGCCTCTTCTGTCCAGGGCGTCCCTGACGTTGGGCGACACCCCCCGCTCATTACACTGGGCAGCACAGGGCCCCTCCTTCCTATTGCCCCCTCAAACTCCAGAGCCGTCGATCAGGACGGTTGGCGTGCGGCGCCTGGGTGGCCCTGTCCCTCTCAAAGAGTCGGTCACTTTGGGGAAG GGAGGTTTGCTGATGGACGTCGGGCTGTTTAAGGGTCGATCCTTTCGTGTCGGTTGGGGTCCTGGCTGGACGCTGGCGCACTGTGGAGACCGGCTCAGCTCGTCGGGCTCTAAACACCTCGACCACAAAGACCTGAGCTCCAAGACCGACTTCAGCTTCCTGCCAAAACCTGCCAGGAACAAACC ACTTGTGGAAAGCCCCTACAAAGTTACGCTGGAGCAGCTGGTCGGTCTGGAGCCTCAGGTGCCGAAGAccagtgaggaagaggatgaagagagcCCGACAGTgctgcagcgccccctggagATCTGCCTGGAGCACAGCACCATCAGCACCACGGACTCGTCCACCTGCCCTCTGGTGCAACCTCAGACTGGTGTGGCAGCGCTGCACGAATACGCCAAGTGGATCAGGGAGCTGAACGACACGCGTGGTGACGCAGACC ctcTCCTGGGCCACTGGGCCGAGGTCTGGACCCTGTGTGAGGCTCTATGGGGCCGGTTGGGCCCCGCCGACCAAGAGCCAGACATCGAGACGCCAAGCGACtatgagcagcagctggagagacGGCGGACATTCTCTGCCTGGCTGTCCCGTAGCGCCACctgcagggtggaggaggaggtggctcTGGCAGGGAAGGGTCACCACACGGAGGCCATCTTCAGCTACCTGACGGGGAACCGCATCAGTGAGGCGTGTCGAGTCGCACAGaaggaag GTGACCATCGGTTGTCCCTGCTGCTGTCTCAGGCCCTGGGCTCTCAGTACTGTCGCGATCTGCTGGCTCTTCAGCTCGCCGACTGGAACCGCATGCAGACCGACTGCTACCTACCAGAGGAACGACTTCGCATCTTCACACTACTGGCAGGGAAACCT gTGTGGCAGTCGTCGGACTCCGTGGTGAACGTTTGCTCACAGTTAGACTGGAAACGCTGCATGGCTGTCCACCTCTGGTTCATGCTTCCTCCGACTGCCTCCATGGCTGATGCCCTCGCTAAATATGAAGCTGCCTTCCAG GGCTCATGTGAGGGGGGGAAGTACGCCTGTGCCCCCCTGCCTCCGTATCTGGAGGGGGAGAAGACAGacgtggaagaggaggaggagaagaagatggacgtggacgaggaggaggagtctaAACGACCTCTGTACGACCTCTGTTTCCACCTGCTCAAACTCTACAGCGACAG ACACtacagtctgcagcagctgctggatcCTCTCACCGTCACCTGGGAGCGTCTGGATTACCGTCTGAGCTGGCACCTGTGGGGCGTCCTGCAGTCGCTGCACTACAGCCACCTGAGCGCCTCACGCCAGGGACTCCTCCACGCCAGCTATGCCGCACAACTGGAGAGCGCCGGCCTCTGGCACATGTCCGTCTTCATCCTACTGCACATCCCCGACCACGC TCAGCGGGAACGAGCCGTCAGAGAGATGTTGACCCTCCACTGCCCCCTGCAGGAGACTGACGAGTCTGTCCGGAGGGAGCGCTTCTTGACGGAGAGACTGCTCATCCCAGAACGGTGGATCCACGAGGCCAAGGCCACGCGAGCACACCGAGACGCAAACAGACACCAGGAGGCGCTGCATCTGTACCGGGCCGGATACTGGAACCAGTGTCACCGGCTGCTGATCCAACATCTGGCTTCAG ATTGCATCATCAACGACAACCATGACTACCTGCTGGAGTTCCTGGAGGGGCTGGCGGTCCCTGAACACAGCACCACCATCCAGGACTGGGACACTGCAGGGAGGGTTTACCTGGACTACATCAGAGTCATTAAGACTCTGCAGGACAtccagcag ATGGAAAACGCTGGTTACGAGCTCGAGCGTCTCTACACCGACGTGACGTCTCTCTGTGGCAGAATCGAACTCCTGCCGTGCAGGACCGCCAGAGACCGGCTCGCCCAATCAG AAATGGCGAAGCGTGTTTCCAACATCCTGCGTGTGGTGCTGAGTCTGCAGCAGGGCGACGGTGCGTCCGACTCCCTCAGCATCCCGCTCGCCCAGCTGGCTCCACACATCACCCGCCTACCGATGCCGGAGGACTACACGCTGGAGGAGCTGCGAGGCCTCACGCAGTCGTACCTTCGACAGCTCATCATCAGCCAATGA
- the nup98 gene encoding nuclear pore complex protein Nup98-Nup96 isoform X7 gives MFNKSFGTPFGGGTGGFGNSSTFGQQNTGFGATGGFGASTFGATTNTGGLFGATQNKPGGLFGSSTFSQPATSSTSTGFGFGAASGTSTSLFGNTGTGTSSGLFSQQNNAFSANKPTSFGSFGTSTSSGGLFGSTNTASNPFGGANSLFGGSGFSATQQPGTTVKFNPPTGSDTMVKAGVTTSINTKHQCITAMKEYENKSLEELRLEDYQAGRKGPTNQMAAPTGSLFSSTAATSSATTGLFGSTAPNTSFSFGQTKSTFGAAPSGFGATTGGLFTQPTQQPAGSLFKPFGQTTTAPNTGFSFGNTNTMGQANTSTMGLFGNTAASQSGGLFGTAQTSTATGFGAGTGLFGPTNTGFGNVGTQTLFGNKTAGFGTTTTSAPSFGTGTGLFGNKPALTLGTGTNTSTFGFGANPAAGSLFGNKPATGGLGTGLGTSFGAAVGPGQTSLFGNNQNKLGTTLGTMGTFGTTGFNSGTSAMGFGAPQQPVALTDPSAAAAQQAMLQQQLSVLAYSPYGDSPLFRNPLSDPKKKEERLKPTNPTAQKALTTPTHYKLTPRPATRVRPKALSSSGSSKSQLFDGLDDDEPSLTNGAFVPRKSIKKLVLKNLNSSQYSSQAETETDDLASPPEYPQNGHSLMEEEEELRELGGSSIQADDDPEVTQFYVNPIAKPIPQGRAQTSLQDTISDLNMHKAARNGLELSSDDVLASLGEESLQEEREEEQQEIQQSPHPAGIVLNRVGYYTIPSMKDLAEMTDEHGECSVENFTIGRKGYGSIFFPGEVNVSGLNLDEIVHFRRKEVIVYPDDKNKPPEGEGLNRRAEVTLDGVWPNDKTTCTQIRSPERLSDMNYEGRLEKASRKQGARFLEYRTETGSWVFEVAHFSKYGLQDSDEEDDVPLKTDPKKLKTMMPLPPSKLQQPLPPSQHQVAPQAQSTVVDLPSGLAELDSDMADITQSFPTESLLGGQEDSDLPGETDTTCGKLGGLTSAELDGISASSHIASTLGINPHTLQIMKASLFAEDEEDSELFPDRGVMKVSTDVSSPRIVLPGAQTRTSVGGLLQARFTSGLLSQLSDSPQPLLSRASLTLGDTPRSLHWAAQGPSFLLPPQTPEPSIRTVGVRRLGGPVPLKESVTLGKGGLLMDVGLFKGRSFRVGWGPGWTLAHCGDRLSSSGSKHLDHKDLSSKTDFSFLPKPARNKPLVESPYKVTLEQLVGLEPQVPKTSEEEDEESPTVLQRPLEICLEHSTISTTDSSTCPLVQPQTGVAALHEYAKWIRELNDTRGDADPLLGHWAEVWTLCEALWGRLGPADQEPDIETPSDYEQQLERRRTFSAWLSRSATCRVEEEVALAGKGHHTEAIFSYLTGNRISEACRVAQKEGDHRLSLLLSQALGSQYCRDLLALQLADWNRMQTDCYLPEERLRIFTLLAGKPVWQSSDSVVNVCSQLDWKRCMAVHLWFMLPPTASMADALAKYEAAFQGSCEGGKYACAPLPPYLEGEKTDVEEEEEKKMDVDEEEESKRPLYDLCFHLLKLYSDRHYSLQQLLDPLTVTWERLDYRLSWHLWGVLQSLHYSHLSASRQGLLHASYAAQLESAGLWHMSVFILLHIPDHAQRERAVREMLTLHCPLQETDESVRRERFLTERLLIPERWIHEAKATRAHRDANRHQEALHLYRAGYWNQCHRLLIQHLASDCIINDNHDYLLEFLEGLAVPEHSTTIQDWDTAGRVYLDYIRVIKTLQDIQQMENAGYELERLYTDVTSLCGRIELLPCRTARDRLAQSEMAKRVSNILRVVLSLQQGDGASDSLSIPLAQLAPHITRLPMPEDYTLEELRGLTQSYLRQLIISQ, from the exons ATGTTCAACAAGTCATTCGGGACTCCCTTCGGTGGAGGGACAGGGGGATTTGGCAACTCGTCCACCTTTGGACAACAAA ACACAGGCTTTGGGGCGACAGGAGGATTTGGGGCTTCTACGTTCGGGGCGACTACCAACACTGGAGGACTGTTTGGTGCCACACAGAATAAACCTG GCGGTCTGTTTGGATCCAGTACGTTCAGTCAACCAGCAACTTCCTCCACCAGCACCGGCTTCGGCTTCGGTGCAGCGAGCGGCACGTCTACCAGCTTGTTTGGCAACACAGGAACAGGCACCAGCAGTGGACTCTTCTCCCAGCAGAATAATGCCTTCAGTGCCAACAAACCCACATCTTTTGGAA GCTTTGGGACGAGCACCAGCAGCGGTGGGCTCTTCGGCTCCACCAACACTGCCTCAAACCCTTTCGGTGGAGCGAACTCTCTGTTCGGAGGCTCTGGGTTCTCCGCAACACAGCAGCCGGGAACAACCGTGAAATTCAAT CCTCCAACAGGAAGCGACACGATGGTGAAAGCTGGTGTGACCACGAGCATCAACACCAAACACCAGTGCATCACAGCCATGAAGGAGTACGAGAACAAATCCCTGGAG gagtTGAGACTGGAGGATTACCAGGCCGGCAGGAAAGGACCGACCAATCAGATGGCTGCACCGACAGGCAGCTTGTTCAGTTCGACTGCGGCCACATCCAGTGCCACCACTGGCCTGTTTGGCTCCACAGCCCCTAACACCAGCTTCTCCTTCGGACAGACTAAAAGCACCTTCGGAGCAG CACCCAGCGGGTTTGGTGCAACCACAGGCGGCCTTTTCACTCAGCCGACACAGCAACCAGCCGGCAGCCTCTTCAAGCCGTTCGGTCAGACGACCACCGCGCCAAACACCGGCTTCTCCTTCGGGAACACCAACACCATGGGACAGGCCAACACCAGCACCATG GGTTTGTTTGGGAACACGGCAGCGTCTCAGTCGGGTGGGTTGTTCGGCACCGCTCAGACCAGCACCGCCACAGGCTTCGGGGCTGGCACTGGGCTGTTTGGACCAACCAACACTGGGTTCGGAAACGTTGGCACACAG ACTTTATTCGGTAATAAGACGGCCGGGTTTGGCACCACCACCACTAGTGCTCCGTCCTTCGGCACCGGCACTGGACTCTTTGGGAACAAGCCGGCGCTCACGCTTGGAACCGGAACCAACACCTCTACCTTCG GTTTCGGAGCGAATCCTGCTGCAGGGAGTCTGTTCGGAAACAAACCGGCCACTGGTGGACTGGGCACCGGACTGGGAACCAGCTTTGGAGCAG cagtgGGGCCAGGACAGACGTCTCTGTTCGGAAACAACCAGAACAAACTGGGAACCACTCTTGGAACCATGGGAACATTCGGAACGACAGGATTCAACAGTGGAACCAGTGCGATGGGATTCGGAGCTCCGCAGCAACCAGTCG cGCTGACTGATCCAAGCGCAGCAGCGGCCCAGCAGGccatgctgcagcagcagctcagcgtTCTGGCGTATTCGCCGTACGGAGACTCGCCGCTGTTCAGAAACCCACTGTCCGACccgaagaagaaagaggag CGTCTGAAACCAACCAATCCCACTGCCCAGAAGGCTCTGACCACGCCCACCCACTACAAGCTGACTCCTCGTCCTGCGACCAGGGTTCGCCCCAAAGCGCTGTCGTCATCCGGCTCCTCCAAGTCGCAACTCTTCGACGGCCTCGATGATGACGAGCCCTCGCTCACCAACGGAGCCTTCGTGCCCAG GAAGAGCATAAAGAAACTTGTGTTGAAGAACCTGAACAGCAGTCAGTACAGCAGCCAGGCGGAGACGGAGACAGACGACCTCGCTTCACCCCCGGAGTATCCACAGAACGGACACAg CCtcatggaagaggaggaggagctgagggagcTTGGGGGCTCTAGCATCCAGGCAGACGATGACCCAGAGGTCACCCAGTTCTACGTTAACCCCATCGCCAAGCCCATCCCACAGGGTCGCGCCCAGACCAGCCTGCAAGACACCATCAGTGACCTGAACATGCACAAAGCGGCGAGGAACGGCCTGGAG CTGAGCAGTGATGACGTGCTGGCATCTCTGGGGGAGGAGTCTCTGcaggaggaaagggaggaagagCAGCAAGAAATACAACAGTCCCCTCATCCAGCAG gCATCGTCCTCAACCGTGTGGGTTATTACACCATCCCCTCCATGAAGGATCTGGCTGAGATGACGGATGAACACGGAGAGTGTTCGGTGGAAAACTTTACTATCGGCAGGAAAG GTTATGGCTCCATCTTCTTCCCGGGCGAGGTGAATGTGAGTGGGCTGAACCTTGACGAGATCGTCCACTTCCGACGCAAGGAGGTCATTGTGTACCCGGATGACAAAAACAAGCCGCCTGAGGGGGAGGGGCTTAACAG ACGAGCAGAGGTGACCCTGGACGGCGTTTGGCCAAATGACAAGACGACCTGCACTCAGATCAGGAGCCCTGAGCGTCTATCCGACATGAACTACGAGGGTCGGCTGGAGAAAGCCTCGCGCAAACAGGGAGCACGTTTCCTGGAGTACAGAACTGAGACGGGGTCCTGGGTGTTCGAG gtgGCCCACTTCTCGAAGTACGGCCTCCAGGATTCTGACGAGGAGGACGACGTACCTCTGAAAACCGACCCCAAGAAGTTGAAGACCATGAtgccacttcctccctccaAGCTGCAACAGCCGCTTCCCCCCTCCCAACATCAGGTGGCGCCACAGGCTCAG TCCACTGTCGTGGATCTTCCCAGTGGCTTGGCGGAGCTGGACAGTGACATGGCCGACATCACCCAGAGTTTCCCGACAGAGAGCCTGCTGGGAGGGCAGGAGGACAGCGACCTGCCCGGGGAGACAGACACGACATGCGGGAAGCTCGGAGGTTTGACCTCTGCTGAGCTTGATGGAATATCTGCGTCCAGCCACATCGCATCGACGCTGGGCATCAACCCGCACACGCTCCAG ATCATGAAGGCGTCTCTGTTTGCcgaggatgaggaggacagTGAGTTGTTTCCGGACCGTGGAGTGATGAAAGTTTCCACTGACGTCTCGTCCCCTCGCATCGTTCTGCCGGGAGCTCAGACCCGAACCTCTG tgGGTGGTCTTCTTCAGGCTCGTTTTACCTCCGGCCTCCTCTCTCAGCTCTCAGACTCTCCTCAGCCTCTTCTGTCCAGGGCGTCCCTGACGTTGGGCGACACCCCCCGCTCATTACACTGGGCAGCACAGGGCCCCTCCTTCCTATTGCCCCCTCAAACTCCAGAGCCGTCGATCAGGACGGTTGGCGTGCGGCGCCTGGGTGGCCCTGTCCCTCTCAAAGAGTCGGTCACTTTGGGGAAG GGAGGTTTGCTGATGGACGTCGGGCTGTTTAAGGGTCGATCCTTTCGTGTCGGTTGGGGTCCTGGCTGGACGCTGGCGCACTGTGGAGACCGGCTCAGCTCGTCGGGCTCTAAACACCTCGACCACAAAGACCTGAGCTCCAAGACCGACTTCAGCTTCCTGCCAAAACCTGCCAGGAACAAACC ACTTGTGGAAAGCCCCTACAAAGTTACGCTGGAGCAGCTGGTCGGTCTGGAGCCTCAGGTGCCGAAGAccagtgaggaagaggatgaagagagcCCGACAGTgctgcagcgccccctggagATCTGCCTGGAGCACAGCACCATCAGCACCACGGACTCGTCCACCTGCCCTCTGGTGCAACCTCAGACTGGTGTGGCAGCGCTGCACGAATACGCCAAGTGGATCAGGGAGCTGAACGACACGCGTGGTGACGCAGACC ctcTCCTGGGCCACTGGGCCGAGGTCTGGACCCTGTGTGAGGCTCTATGGGGCCGGTTGGGCCCCGCCGACCAAGAGCCAGACATCGAGACGCCAAGCGACtatgagcagcagctggagagacGGCGGACATTCTCTGCCTGGCTGTCCCGTAGCGCCACctgcagggtggaggaggaggtggctcTGGCAGGGAAGGGTCACCACACGGAGGCCATCTTCAGCTACCTGACGGGGAACCGCATCAGTGAGGCGTGTCGAGTCGCACAGaaggaag GTGACCATCGGTTGTCCCTGCTGCTGTCTCAGGCCCTGGGCTCTCAGTACTGTCGCGATCTGCTGGCTCTTCAGCTCGCCGACTGGAACCGCATGCAGACCGACTGCTACCTACCAGAGGAACGACTTCGCATCTTCACACTACTGGCAGGGAAACCT gTGTGGCAGTCGTCGGACTCCGTGGTGAACGTTTGCTCACAGTTAGACTGGAAACGCTGCATGGCTGTCCACCTCTGGTTCATGCTTCCTCCGACTGCCTCCATGGCTGATGCCCTCGCTAAATATGAAGCTGCCTTCCAG GGCTCATGTGAGGGGGGGAAGTACGCCTGTGCCCCCCTGCCTCCGTATCTGGAGGGGGAGAAGACAGacgtggaagaggaggaggagaagaagatggacgtggacgaggaggaggagtctaAACGACCTCTGTACGACCTCTGTTTCCACCTGCTCAAACTCTACAGCGACAG ACACtacagtctgcagcagctgctggatcCTCTCACCGTCACCTGGGAGCGTCTGGATTACCGTCTGAGCTGGCACCTGTGGGGCGTCCTGCAGTCGCTGCACTACAGCCACCTGAGCGCCTCACGCCAGGGACTCCTCCACGCCAGCTATGCCGCACAACTGGAGAGCGCCGGCCTCTGGCACATGTCCGTCTTCATCCTACTGCACATCCCCGACCACGC TCAGCGGGAACGAGCCGTCAGAGAGATGTTGACCCTCCACTGCCCCCTGCAGGAGACTGACGAGTCTGTCCGGAGGGAGCGCTTCTTGACGGAGAGACTGCTCATCCCAGAACGGTGGATCCACGAGGCCAAGGCCACGCGAGCACACCGAGACGCAAACAGACACCAGGAGGCGCTGCATCTGTACCGGGCCGGATACTGGAACCAGTGTCACCGGCTGCTGATCCAACATCTGGCTTCAG ATTGCATCATCAACGACAACCATGACTACCTGCTGGAGTTCCTGGAGGGGCTGGCGGTCCCTGAACACAGCACCACCATCCAGGACTGGGACACTGCAGGGAGGGTTTACCTGGACTACATCAGAGTCATTAAGACTCTGCAGGACAtccagcag ATGGAAAACGCTGGTTACGAGCTCGAGCGTCTCTACACCGACGTGACGTCTCTCTGTGGCAGAATCGAACTCCTGCCGTGCAGGACCGCCAGAGACCGGCTCGCCCAATCAG AAATGGCGAAGCGTGTTTCCAACATCCTGCGTGTGGTGCTGAGTCTGCAGCAGGGCGACGGTGCGTCCGACTCCCTCAGCATCCCGCTCGCCCAGCTGGCTCCACACATCACCCGCCTACCGATGCCGGAGGACTACACGCTGGAGGAGCTGCGAGGCCTCACGCAGTCGTACCTTCGACAGCTCATCATCAGCCAATGA